TAGTGATCTCCATGATGAGTTATATCCGGATCCTCTGCCGTTCTTCCGCTGACTCTCCACCAATCCCACTTAAAGACATCATTATCATCAGGAACCGTTGTGGAATGGACGCTACCGTCCCCATCTCCTTCCCCGTGGGTCAGAATCTCAAAGAAGTCAATATCTCCATCATTGTCAAAATCTCTCGGCATGCTGCCAAAGGAAGCTACACCGCTCCCTGTTCCTCTGTAGAGGTCATAATCCGAATCGCTCTGGACCTGAGTGAATGTCCCATTGCCGTTGTTCCTCCAGTGTCTCGGAACAGAGCCCAGCGCCGTCCAAGCATAGGGCGGTGCGAAGAGGTCGGCAAATCCGTCTTCGTTCCAGTCCCATGTGGCAATGCCGTAAATGCACGTTGCCGCTGCATTGATCCCTGCTGCTGTCGTGACATTACTGAAACTCCCGTCGCCATGCCCCCTGTACAACTGATCAATGGTCATGTAGCTTGGAAAGGCAGCAATACACCATGAGGAAGGACTGCCACAGTACCAGTTGCCGATATACAGGTCAACATTCCCATCGTTGTTGTACTCCACGAAAACGGCCCCTGCCGTGTTGTAGATCGGCTCCGTGTGGAAGGGGGAATTCGGAGCGAGGGTAAAATGCGCGCTGCCATCATTCAAAAGCAGGTCGTTCCTCCCCTTGTCCAGCGTATAGTTTTCATGAACGTAGACCGAGGTGAAGATGTCAAGGTCGCCATCATTGTCAACATCGGCAAAGATCGCCGCATCTGAATGCCTTCCTTCCGTCGTTCCCTGCCTGTTCGCCCTGATGTTCGATTCCATCGTGTAGTCAATGAACTTCCTGCTGTACGGGTCAGATGGGTTGTCCCCCTGGACGTTTAGATAGAGATACTGTTTGTCAAGCACATCACCAGTTCCTTCATTCTGTGATCTATGAAGGAAGATGTCGGGATACCCATCCCCGTTCACATCCCCTACGGAAAGACGAAATCCTGGCTTACCCCCCAGCCCTACCTCAGCAGTCACATCTGTGAAGTATGGTGCTGTAAAGTTCTCAGTCGATACAGCTGAAGACCCATTCTCTTCTTGTACAAAAGGCGTTGCGGCAGGAATCGATATGAGCATTAATAGAAACACGGCAACTAGCCGATCGAAAATCGTTTTCATGAAGGCGACTCTTTTCGCTACCATGGCATCTCCTCTACTTA
This window of the Acidobacteriota bacterium genome carries:
- a CDS encoding CRTAC1 family protein, producing MVAKRVAFMKTIFDRLVAVFLLMLISIPAATPFVQEENGSSAVSTENFTAPYFTDVTAEVGLGGKPGFRLSVGDVNGDGYPDIFLHRSQNEGTGDVLDKQYLYLNVQGDNPSDPYSRKFIDYTMESNIRANRQGTTEGRHSDAAIFADVDNDGDLDIFTSVYVHENYTLDKGRNDLLLNDGSAHFTLAPNSPFHTEPIYNTAGAVFVEYNNDGNVDLYIGNWYCGSPSSWCIAAFPSYMTIDQLYRGHGDGSFSNVTTAAGINAAATCIYGIATWDWNEDGFADLFAPPYAWTALGSVPRHWRNNGNGTFTQVQSDSDYDLYRGTGSGVASFGSMPRDFDNDGDIDFFEILTHGEGDGDGSVHSTTVPDDNDVFKWDWWRVSGRTAEDPDITHHGDHYASWFDFDGDMLADFALTESGYDNNRIYLFKQKPDHTFSPVTVESGLNGINTANLPPHNVIPMDYDLDGDEDLLVGFANDTDSIQLYRNDVGTANNWIVVTLKGAGVSGLSNCSTIGARVRVTAGGVIQTREVYAGNGHMGPQVPLSLTFGLGQASVVDSIYVRWPNQSLTTTQLTNVAVNHFIRINESCPDVGDPTNLMVKKDVSDIILTWDDPSVPGLAWNVYRDERSNPMYWGLPHAGRITDSDPGTPGIQYRDAGAAVDGASYYYLITTIDGCCESPLY